One Desulfovibrio fairfieldensis genomic window carries:
- a CDS encoding anthranilate synthase component I family protein, whose protein sequence is MKDTGNARPPLKVRQSARWLPADMDTPISLFMGMVGAGNGILLESAEVDGRWGRYSILACDMALFISCREGRLALRVEDQRFAPLGDLEGQPFVEGLRALMRRLEITPPENIAGLPPITRALYGYLGFGMAGLFNAKLASVMPPEEADCLLALPGTVLVFDHLYNRLCQISLGEHRPLRSAHEAVESAANGNSGTGLDPDAISAEPGEAGYKAYVERIREMLRRGEAIQVVPSVRFSTPFAGNPFELYRRMRRFNASPYMFYMRFPDLTLFGSSPEVMVRCTEGRLQLSPIAGTRRRGRDDLEDARLAAELRDDPKERAEHVMLVDLGRNDLGRVARPGSVNLERYMEVERYSHVMHLTSRVTARLADGLDALDVLAASFPAGTVSGAPKVRAMEIIRTLEGRARGPYAGCIGWLGLDRGSVNLDTGITIRSMWVRDGKLFWQAGGGIVHDSDPELEWKEVCNKSAIMRLVLRAEDEEYVSAHR, encoded by the coding sequence ATGAAAGACACAGGGAATGCGCGGCCGCCGCTGAAAGTGCGGCAATCCGCACGCTGGCTGCCGGCGGATATGGACACGCCCATCAGCCTGTTTATGGGCATGGTGGGCGCGGGCAACGGCATCTTGCTGGAAAGCGCCGAAGTGGACGGACGCTGGGGCCGGTACAGCATTCTGGCCTGCGACATGGCCCTGTTCATCTCCTGCCGGGAGGGCAGACTGGCCCTGCGCGTGGAGGACCAGCGCTTCGCGCCGCTCGGCGACCTGGAGGGGCAGCCCTTTGTGGAAGGCCTGCGCGCGCTCATGCGTCGCCTGGAGATCACGCCGCCGGAAAACATCGCCGGTCTGCCGCCTATCACCCGTGCCCTGTACGGCTATCTGGGCTTCGGCATGGCCGGGCTGTTCAACGCCAAGCTGGCCTCCGTCATGCCCCCGGAAGAGGCGGACTGCCTGCTGGCCCTGCCCGGCACGGTGCTGGTTTTCGACCATCTCTACAATCGCCTCTGCCAGATCAGCCTGGGCGAGCATCGTCCCCTGCGTAGCGCCCATGAGGCGGTCGAGTCCGCCGCCAACGGAAACAGCGGCACGGGGCTTGATCCGGACGCAATCAGCGCGGAACCCGGCGAGGCGGGCTACAAGGCCTATGTGGAGCGGATCAGGGAGATGCTGCGCCGGGGCGAAGCCATACAGGTCGTGCCGTCGGTGCGGTTTTCCACGCCTTTCGCGGGCAATCCCTTTGAGCTTTACCGGCGCATGCGCCGCTTCAATGCCTCTCCCTACATGTTTTACATGCGCTTCCCGGATCTGACCCTGTTCGGCTCCTCGCCGGAGGTCATGGTCCGCTGCACGGAAGGGCGTTTGCAGCTCTCACCCATCGCGGGTACGCGGCGGCGGGGCAGGGACGATCTGGAAGACGCCCGGCTGGCCGCCGAATTGCGCGACGACCCCAAGGAGCGGGCCGAGCATGTCATGCTGGTGGATCTGGGCCGCAACGACCTGGGCCGCGTGGCCCGGCCGGGCAGCGTCAATCTGGAACGCTACATGGAAGTGGAACGCTATTCCCACGTCATGCACCTGACCAGCCGGGTCACGGCGCGTCTGGCCGACGGACTAGACGCTCTGGACGTGCTGGCCGCTTCCTTTCCGGCGGGCACGGTTTCCGGCGCGCCCAAGGTGCGGGCCATGGAAATCATCCGCACACTGGAAGGCCGGGCGCGCGGGCCCTACGCGGGCTGCATCGGCTGGCTGGGCCTGGACCGGGGGAGCGTCAACCTGGACACGGGCATCACCATCCGCAGCATGTGGGTGCGCGACGGCAAGCTCTTCTGGCAGGCGGGCGGCGGCATTGTCCATGATTCCGACCCGGAACTGGAATGGAAGGAAGTGTGCAACAAATCAGCCATCATGCGCCTGGTCTTGCGGGCGGAGGACGAAGAATATGTTTCTGCTCATCGATAA
- the trpD gene encoding anthranilate phosphoribosyltransferase, which translates to MFLLIDNYDSFTYNLVQAFYALGHTPRVLRNDDPAVLEAASDPELSMVCISPGPGHPADAGLCPEFLKRVDPRVPVLGVCLGHQLLGLHAGAGVEVGPCIMHGKQSEVVHDGTGLFSGLPNPMKVGRYHSLVVRADEDAANPRFTVTARAPEGEVMALRYNDRPWVGVQFHPESVLTPEGLRLLGNFPQSVLSKDNEAASLTAILECLARKEDLTAEMAATGFSSLMDGKMSPAQAGSFLMGLRMKGESALELAHATRAALARAVRVDGISGTSIDVVGTGGDGRNSFNCSTATSLVLAGMGYKVVKHGNRAVSSKCGSADALEALGIALDENPASVAEMVRRRNFAFLFAPHFHPAFRNIGPLRKELGVRTLFNILGPMINPARPSHLLMGVARPELVPLVAETLLQSPLYRAAVVCGAGGYDELTPMGPAEISLLHNGTIKPLALDPADFGIRSCTPEDLAVHSKEEAVDVLKELLEGNGSRAMLDMVALNVGLAVYLLEENMDMALCMARAREAVSAGLGRKVLHAA; encoded by the coding sequence ATGTTTCTGCTCATCGATAATTATGATTCCTTCACCTACAATCTGGTGCAGGCTTTTTACGCCCTGGGGCATACGCCGCGCGTGCTGCGCAACGACGACCCCGCCGTGCTGGAGGCGGCCTCGGACCCGGAGCTGAGCATGGTCTGCATCTCGCCGGGGCCGGGACATCCCGCCGACGCGGGCCTCTGTCCGGAATTCCTCAAGCGCGTCGATCCGCGCGTGCCGGTGCTCGGCGTCTGCCTGGGGCATCAGCTTCTGGGTCTGCACGCCGGGGCCGGAGTGGAAGTGGGTCCCTGCATCATGCACGGCAAACAGTCGGAAGTCGTGCACGACGGCACGGGCCTGTTCAGCGGCCTGCCCAATCCCATGAAGGTGGGGCGCTATCACTCTCTGGTGGTCCGCGCCGACGAGGACGCTGCCAATCCTCGCTTCACGGTCACCGCGCGGGCCCCGGAAGGCGAGGTCATGGCCCTGCGCTACAATGACCGGCCCTGGGTCGGCGTGCAGTTTCATCCCGAATCCGTGCTCACGCCCGAGGGACTGCGTCTGCTGGGCAATTTCCCGCAGTCCGTCTTGAGCAAGGATAACGAGGCCGCCAGCCTCACCGCCATACTGGAGTGTCTGGCCCGCAAGGAGGATCTCACCGCTGAAATGGCCGCCACGGGTTTTTCTTCGCTCATGGACGGCAAGATGAGTCCGGCCCAGGCGGGCAGCTTTCTCATGGGCCTGCGCATGAAGGGCGAAAGCGCCCTGGAGCTGGCCCACGCCACCCGCGCGGCCCTGGCCCGCGCCGTGCGGGTGGACGGCATTTCCGGCACGAGTATCGACGTGGTGGGCACGGGCGGCGACGGGCGCAATTCCTTTAATTGCTCCACAGCCACCTCCCTGGTGCTGGCGGGCATGGGCTACAAGGTGGTCAAGCACGGCAACCGGGCCGTGTCCTCCAAGTGCGGCAGCGCCGACGCGCTGGAAGCCCTGGGCATCGCCCTGGACGAAAATCCGGCTTCCGTGGCCGAAATGGTGCGGCGGCGCAATTTCGCTTTTCTCTTTGCCCCGCATTTCCATCCGGCTTTCAGGAACATCGGCCCGTTGCGCAAGGAACTGGGCGTTCGCACGCTCTTCAACATCCTGGGCCCCATGATCAACCCGGCCCGGCCCAGCCATCTGCTGATGGGCGTGGCCCGTCCCGAACTGGTGCCCCTGGTGGCGGAAACCCTGCTTCAGTCGCCGCTCTACCGGGCCGCCGTGGTCTGCGGCGCGGGCGGCTACGATGAGCTGACGCCCATGGGCCCGGCTGAAATCTCCCTGCTGCACAACGGCACAATCAAGCCTCTGGCCCTGGACCCGGCGGATTTCGGCATCCGCTCCTGCACGCCCGAGGATCTGGCCGTGCACAGCAAGGAGGAAGCCGTGGACGTGCTCAAGGAACTGCTGGAGGGCAACGGCTCCCGCGCCATGCTGGACATGGTGGCGCTGAACGTGGGCCTGGCCGTCTACCTGCTGGAGGAAAACATGGATATGGCCCTGTGTATGGCCCGCGCCCGCGAAGCGGTCAGCGCCGGTCTGGGCAGGAAGGTGCTGCATGCGGCTTGA
- a CDS encoding indole-3-glycerol phosphate synthase TrpC: MRLERFHQAKQAEVAALRLAAERGTLPEPLTSPRPDFAAALSLPASGAPLAVVAEYKRASPSRGVIREDLDVEEVVRQYAAAGADALSILTEETWFHGRLDFLTRAAAPGLYPAAPLPLLRKDFIFDSLQVRATAATPASALLLIVRLTPEARLLRQLREEAEGFGLHAVVEIFDAADLRLARESGARIIQVNARDLQTFAVDRAACLSLARSCPPENGEIWVAASGISHAEHLVQAAEAGYQAALVGTALMEQGKPGAALAALSDRPLSGDKLGHCSVSEAVDSDEHRGENSHAE; the protein is encoded by the coding sequence ATGCGGCTTGAACGTTTTCATCAGGCCAAGCAGGCCGAAGTGGCGGCCCTGCGGCTGGCGGCGGAGCGGGGGACCCTGCCCGAACCGCTGACGTCCCCCCGGCCGGATTTTGCAGCGGCTCTGAGCCTGCCCGCCTCGGGAGCTCCCCTGGCTGTGGTGGCCGAGTACAAGCGGGCCTCGCCCTCGCGCGGGGTCATCCGCGAGGATCTGGACGTGGAAGAGGTGGTCCGCCAGTACGCGGCGGCCGGGGCCGACGCCCTGTCCATCCTCACGGAAGAAACCTGGTTTCACGGCAGGCTGGATTTTCTGACGCGGGCGGCCGCGCCCGGCCTGTATCCGGCCGCGCCTCTGCCGCTGCTGCGCAAGGACTTTATCTTTGATTCCCTGCAGGTCCGGGCCACGGCGGCCACCCCGGCTTCAGCCCTGCTGCTTATCGTGCGGCTCACGCCAGAGGCCCGCCTGCTGCGGCAATTGCGGGAAGAGGCCGAAGGCTTCGGTTTGCACGCCGTGGTGGAAATCTTTGACGCGGCGGATCTGCGCCTGGCCCGCGAGAGCGGGGCGCGCATCATCCAGGTCAATGCCAGGGATCTGCAGACCTTTGCCGTGGACCGCGCGGCCTGCCTGTCTCTGGCCCGATCCTGCCCGCCGGAAAACGGCGAAATCTGGGTGGCGGCCAGCGGCATCAGCCACGCGGAACATCTGGTCCAGGCCGCCGAAGCGGGCTACCAGGCCGCCCTGGTGGGTACGGCTCTGATGGAGCAGGGGAAGCCCGGCGCGGCCCTGGCGGCCCTGTCGGACCGTCCCCTGTCCGGCGACAAACTGGGCCATTGTTCTGTGTCGGAGGCAGTGGACAGCGACGAACATAGGGGAGAGAATAGTCATGCTGAGTAA
- a CDS encoding phosphoribosylanthranilate isomerase, giving the protein MLSKICGLTRQEDVDEAARLGARFCGFIFHPKSPRSIAPEQAARLQSGSMQRVGVFVEQNAGEIARIMREARLDLAQLHGGQSVACARDVGAERVIRVLWPDRYMHRALLHNELQKYAETCAWYLLDAGLAGGGSGRRLEWQDLYGLRAPHPWLLAGGLNADNVERALKQCAPDGVDFNSGIEDAPGRKNLRKMAAAVRAAAQPKATGK; this is encoded by the coding sequence ATGCTGAGTAAAATCTGCGGCCTGACCCGTCAGGAGGATGTGGATGAAGCCGCGCGTCTGGGCGCGCGTTTCTGCGGTTTTATTTTTCACCCCAAAAGTCCGCGCTCCATCGCTCCGGAACAGGCCGCGCGCCTGCAAAGCGGCTCCATGCAGCGGGTGGGCGTGTTTGTGGAGCAGAACGCCGGTGAGATCGCGCGCATCATGCGCGAAGCCCGGCTGGATCTGGCCCAGCTGCACGGCGGACAGAGCGTGGCCTGCGCGCGGGACGTGGGCGCGGAGCGGGTCATCCGGGTGCTCTGGCCGGACCGCTACATGCATCGGGCCCTGCTGCACAATGAGCTGCAAAAGTATGCCGAAACCTGCGCCTGGTATCTGCTGGACGCGGGCCTGGCCGGGGGCGGCAGCGGCAGGCGTCTGGAATGGCAGGACCTGTACGGGCTCAGAGCTCCGCATCCCTGGCTGCTGGCCGGAGGGCTTAACGCGGACAATGTGGAACGGGCGTTGAAGCAGTGCGCGCCTGACGGCGTGGATTTCAATTCCGGCATCGAGGATGCGCCGGGCCGGAAAAATTTGCGGAAAATGGCGGCGGCCGTGAGAGCCGCGGCACAACCAAAGGCAACGGGTAAGTGA
- the trpB gene encoding tryptophan synthase subunit beta: MKDSYFGEFGGCFVPELLMPPLLEVEAAMREIMPTPEFQAELDDLLRNYAGRATPLTLCPTLSEELGFNLWLKREDLLHTGAHKVNNTLGQALLAKYMGKTALVAETGAGQHGVATAAAAARLGMDCVIYMGGEDVERQSANVRRMKLLGAEVHAVQSGTRTLKDAINEALRAWIASQQTTHYCFGTAAGPHPFPTLVRRLQSVIGRETRAQMLEKTGRLPDAVVACVGGGSNAIGMFHPFLEDADVRLVGVEAAGTGETGCFNSAPLNLGTPGVLHGNYSMLLQNNDGQIEPSHSISAGLDYPGVGPEHAFLHKSGRVHYGMVKDANALAAFLRLCRSEGILPALESSHALAWVLDHPQEFTPGSHVVVNLSGRGDKDMDIIRAALAEKEV, translated from the coding sequence ATGAAAGACAGTTATTTCGGTGAATTCGGGGGCTGCTTTGTGCCCGAGCTGCTCATGCCGCCGCTGCTGGAAGTGGAAGCGGCCATGCGCGAGATCATGCCCACGCCCGAATTTCAGGCGGAGCTGGACGACCTTTTGCGCAATTACGCCGGTCGGGCCACGCCTCTGACCCTTTGCCCCACGCTTTCGGAGGAACTGGGTTTCAACCTCTGGCTCAAGCGCGAGGATTTGCTGCATACCGGCGCGCACAAGGTCAACAATACCCTGGGCCAGGCCCTGCTGGCGAAATACATGGGCAAGACGGCCCTGGTGGCGGAAACCGGCGCGGGACAGCACGGCGTGGCCACGGCGGCGGCCGCCGCGCGTCTGGGCATGGATTGCGTCATCTACATGGGCGGCGAGGATGTGGAGCGCCAGTCCGCCAATGTCCGGCGCATGAAACTGCTGGGCGCCGAGGTGCACGCCGTGCAGAGCGGCACCCGCACGCTCAAGGACGCCATCAACGAGGCCCTGCGGGCCTGGATCGCCAGCCAGCAGACAACCCATTACTGTTTCGGCACGGCCGCCGGGCCGCATCCTTTCCCTACCCTGGTACGCAGGCTGCAAAGCGTCATCGGCCGGGAAACCCGCGCCCAGATGCTGGAAAAGACCGGCAGGCTGCCGGATGCCGTGGTGGCCTGCGTGGGCGGCGGCTCCAATGCCATCGGCATGTTTCATCCTTTCCTGGAGGATGCCGACGTGCGGCTTGTCGGCGTGGAGGCAGCGGGCACCGGCGAGACGGGCTGCTTCAATTCCGCGCCGCTGAACCTGGGCACGCCCGGCGTGCTGCACGGCAATTACAGCATGCTGTTGCAGAACAATGACGGCCAGATCGAGCCTTCGCACTCCATTTCCGCCGGGCTGGACTATCCCGGCGTGGGGCCGGAACACGCCTTTCTGCACAAGAGCGGCCGGGTGCATTACGGCATGGTCAAGGACGCCAACGCTCTGGCCGCCTTTTTGCGGCTCTGCCGGAGCGAGGGCATACTGCCCGCCCTGGAATCCTCGCACGCGCTGGCCTGGGTGCTGGACCATCCGCAGGAATTCACGCCCGGCAGCCACGTGGTGGTCAATCTCTCGGGCCGGGGCGACAAGGACATGGACATCATTCGCGCGGCGCTTGCCGAAAAAGAGGTATAG
- the trpA gene encoding tryptophan synthase subunit alpha, producing MHVLEEKIRKATAAGRPALVPFLTAGFPDSARFWPTLMELDENGADVIEIGVPFSDPVADGPVVEEASRRALSDGVNLRDLLKEMARRKGLIKAGVVLMGYLNPFLQYGLEELGRDAEKAGVHGLIVPDLPHEESAPMRAALGKYGIALIPLVGPNTSEERMALYAAEGQGYVYVVSVMGITGERGGLAPQVAATMKRARKVFSLPLALGFGLREPSQLSELPTEAWPDAVVFGSALLKHVDAGESAADFLARWK from the coding sequence ATGCATGTGCTTGAAGAAAAAATCCGCAAGGCCACGGCCGCCGGACGTCCGGCGCTGGTCCCCTTTCTGACCGCGGGCTTTCCCGACAGCGCCCGCTTCTGGCCCACGCTGATGGAACTGGATGAAAACGGCGCGGACGTCATTGAAATCGGAGTGCCCTTTTCCGATCCCGTGGCCGACGGCCCGGTGGTGGAGGAGGCCTCGCGCCGCGCCTTGAGCGACGGCGTCAACCTGCGCGACCTTCTGAAGGAGATGGCCCGGCGCAAGGGTCTGATCAAGGCGGGCGTGGTGCTTATGGGCTATCTCAATCCCTTTTTGCAGTATGGTCTGGAAGAACTGGGCCGCGACGCGGAAAAAGCCGGGGTGCACGGCCTGATCGTGCCGGACCTGCCGCATGAGGAGTCCGCGCCCATGCGGGCCGCGCTGGGCAAATACGGCATCGCCCTGATTCCTCTGGTGGGGCCCAATACCAGCGAGGAGCGCATGGCTCTCTATGCCGCCGAAGGCCAGGGCTATGTCTATGTGGTTTCGGTCATGGGCATAACGGGCGAACGCGGCGGCCTGGCTCCACAGGTGGCGGCCACCATGAAACGGGCGCGCAAGGTTTTTTCCCTGCCGCTGGCCTTGGGCTTCGGCCTGCGCGAGCCCTCGCAGCTTTCGGAACTGCCCACCGAGGCCTGGCCCGACGCCGTGGTCTTCGGCAGCGCTTTGCTGAAACACGTGGATGCCGGTGAAAGCGCGGCGGATTTCCTGGCCCGCTGGAAATAG